A genomic window from Terriglobia bacterium includes:
- a CDS encoding DsbA family protein produces the protein MRRYFGLLSLVWIATLTVALGQEARPHRAGTAGGSLPSRATVGSFLKHMFGFDPSISWTISGIKPSPAAGIAEITLDVKTPQKSGQQKIYVLPGNRQTILGEMIPFPGEPGAPKPSDSSINSFVRQATGGVNPAITWTIAEVKPNAVANLTEVTVVLATPKGRGAVPFLVTADSKWALRGDVSPFAADPFAADRAKLEKGMNGPWRGPANAPLTIVEFADLQCPACKMANSEIQKLVADEPKARFVFQQFPLTQIHKWAFKAAEFGDCVYRENPAAFWKFVEQVYGAQETITADTGNSEDAGKKAEQKLTELATAAGVDGKKVAACANQPATAERVNQSVGLAKKMQVAATPTLFLNGRRVGSLGQMPHDQLKRLADFMARNK, from the coding sequence ATGCGCCGTTACTTCGGATTGTTGTCTCTGGTATGGATCGCAACACTCACAGTCGCCTTGGGCCAGGAGGCCAGGCCGCACCGCGCGGGCACGGCCGGAGGGTCGCTGCCGTCACGCGCGACGGTCGGGTCCTTCCTCAAGCACATGTTCGGCTTCGATCCCAGTATTTCGTGGACCATCTCCGGCATCAAGCCCTCGCCGGCGGCCGGAATTGCGGAAATCACGCTGGACGTGAAGACGCCGCAGAAAAGCGGCCAGCAAAAGATCTACGTTCTGCCCGGAAACAGGCAGACGATTTTGGGCGAGATGATTCCGTTTCCCGGTGAGCCCGGCGCGCCCAAACCGTCGGATAGCTCCATCAACAGCTTCGTACGGCAGGCGACCGGAGGGGTGAATCCCGCCATCACGTGGACGATTGCCGAGGTCAAGCCAAACGCCGTTGCCAATCTGACTGAGGTCACGGTGGTGCTGGCGACCCCGAAGGGACGCGGCGCCGTGCCCTTTCTGGTGACGGCCGACAGTAAGTGGGCGCTGCGCGGCGACGTGTCGCCGTTTGCTGCCGATCCCTTCGCCGCCGACCGCGCCAAGCTGGAGAAGGGCATGAACGGCCCCTGGCGCGGGCCGGCCAATGCGCCGCTCACGATTGTCGAGTTCGCCGACCTGCAGTGCCCGGCGTGCAAGATGGCGAATTCGGAGATCCAGAAGTTGGTCGCCGATGAACCCAAGGCACGCTTCGTCTTCCAGCAGTTTCCCCTGACGCAGATTCACAAGTGGGCGTTCAAGGCGGCCGAGTTCGGCGATTGCGTGTACCGCGAAAATCCCGCCGCTTTTTGGAAATTTGTGGAGCAGGTTTACGGCGCGCAGGAGACGATTACGGCCGACACCGGCAATTCCGAGGACGCGGGCAAGAAAGCCGAGCAGAAACTGACCGAGTTGGCGACCGCCGCCGGGGTCGATGGCAAGAAGGTGGCTGCCTGCGCCAACCAGCCCGCCACCGCCGAGCGCGTGAACCAGTCGGTGGGGCTGGCAAAGAAAATGCAGGTCGCCGCCACGCCGACTCTGTTCTTGAATGGCCGCCGGGTCGGCAGCCTGGGCCAGATGCCCCACGACCAGTTGAAGCGGCTGGCCGATTTCATGGCGAGGAACAAGTAG
- a CDS encoding NAD+ synthase — translation MKIALGQIDTTIGDFTGNSGKIIDFSRRAMSAGAGLIMFPELSVCGYPPRDLVENPAFVKRNQEALQRIAGQTQGIAVICGVATPANAETGKRVMNSAALLKDGRVAFLQSKMLLPTYDVFDESRNFAPASKQELLPFCGRQVGLTICEDAWNDKSFWNRRLYGFDPVEALMGQGGKFLLNISASPFYVGKRELRYNMLAALAKKYSAPVAMVNLVGGNDSLVFDGSSLVIAPDGRLVAQANSFEEDLVLFDADALAGDMHPQVDNIEASAYAALVLGTRDYVRKCGFHRVIVGLSGGIDSALTAVIASDALGAHNVIGVGMPGPYSSRGSLDDARALAGNLGIRFETISITEIFEAYLKALKPAFAGSEEDVTEENIQARIRGALLMALSNKFQGLVLSTGNKSELAVGYCTLYGDMVGGLAVISDVPKTMVYRLSHYVNGRKPVIPLATLEKAPSAELRPNQKDSDTLPPYEVLDIILEDFIEDSKSAEQIAGESNLDIALVRRVIRMVERAEYKRQQAAPGLKISEKAFGVGRRFPIAAKSES, via the coding sequence TTCTCTCGACGCGCCATGTCAGCCGGGGCGGGACTCATCATGTTTCCCGAGCTGTCGGTGTGCGGCTACCCGCCGCGCGACCTGGTGGAGAACCCCGCGTTCGTCAAACGCAATCAGGAGGCGCTGCAGCGAATTGCTGGCCAGACCCAGGGCATCGCCGTGATCTGCGGCGTGGCGACTCCGGCCAACGCCGAGACGGGGAAGCGGGTCATGAACTCGGCAGCCCTGCTCAAGGACGGGCGGGTGGCGTTTCTGCAGTCGAAGATGCTGCTGCCGACCTACGACGTCTTCGACGAGTCGCGCAACTTCGCGCCCGCCTCGAAACAGGAGTTGCTGCCGTTTTGTGGCCGGCAGGTCGGGCTTACCATCTGCGAGGACGCGTGGAACGACAAGAGTTTCTGGAACCGGCGGCTGTACGGCTTCGATCCGGTCGAGGCCCTGATGGGTCAGGGCGGTAAATTCCTGCTCAACATCTCCGCGTCGCCGTTCTACGTCGGCAAACGCGAGTTGCGCTACAACATGCTGGCGGCGCTGGCGAAGAAATACTCGGCGCCGGTGGCAATGGTCAACCTGGTGGGCGGCAACGACAGCCTGGTGTTCGACGGCTCCAGCCTGGTCATCGCGCCCGACGGGCGGCTGGTGGCGCAGGCGAACTCGTTCGAGGAAGACTTGGTGCTGTTCGACGCCGACGCCCTCGCCGGAGACATGCACCCGCAGGTCGATAACATCGAGGCCAGCGCCTACGCCGCACTGGTGCTGGGCACGCGCGACTACGTGCGCAAGTGCGGGTTTCATCGCGTGATCGTCGGGCTGAGCGGCGGTATCGATTCGGCGCTGACGGCGGTGATCGCCTCGGACGCGCTCGGCGCGCACAACGTGATCGGCGTCGGCATGCCGGGGCCGTACTCATCGCGCGGCAGCCTTGACGACGCGCGCGCGCTGGCGGGCAATCTTGGCATCCGCTTCGAGACCATCAGCATCACGGAGATTTTCGAGGCCTACCTGAAAGCGCTGAAGCCGGCGTTCGCCGGCAGCGAAGAGGATGTCACGGAAGAGAACATCCAGGCGCGCATCCGCGGGGCGCTGCTGATGGCGCTTTCCAACAAGTTCCAGGGCCTGGTGCTGAGCACGGGGAACAAATCGGAACTGGCGGTCGGCTATTGCACACTCTACGGCGACATGGTGGGCGGGCTGGCGGTTATTTCCGACGTGCCCAAGACGATGGTCTACCGGCTGTCCCACTATGTGAACGGGCGCAAGCCGGTGATCCCGCTTGCCACCCTGGAAAAAGCTCCATCGGCGGAGCTGCGGCCGAATCAAAAGGACAGCGACACGCTGCCGCCCTACGAGGTGCTGGACATTATCCTCGAAGATTTCATCGAGGACAGCAAGAGCGCGGAGCAGATTGCCGGCGAGAGCAACTTGGATATTGCCCTGGTGCGCAGAGTGATCCGCATGGTGGAGCGCGCCGAGTACAAGCGCCAACAGGCCGCACCCGGGCTGAAGATTTCCGAGAAAGCGTTCGGGGTGGGACGACGGTTCCCGATCGCGGCGAAGTCGGAAAGTTGA